One window from the genome of Pseudobdellovibrionaceae bacterium encodes:
- the pip gene encoding prolyl aminopeptidase, which translates to MPHLYPKIEPFKTERIQVSDLHEIYMEQVGNPKGQPVIFLHGGPGGGLHPDYRRYFDPDYYRVILFDQRGSGQSTPHAELKENTTWDLVADIEVIRKHLDIDKWIVFGGSWGSTLSLSYAVEHPDRVENLVLRGIFMCRPKEIQWFYQKGTSFMFPDLWQKYEEIIEPAKRTNMVKAYYELLTHQSSEVRLEAAKRWSQWEAGTSHLYYDQDAVDDYGDPHKALAFARIECHYFMNDAFFPYDNFLLAQAEKFKHIKGWIVQGRYDVVCPPTSAWELHQVWPNSELVMIPDAGHSMSEPGIQKKLVEIMDGLRKSEAL; encoded by the coding sequence ATGCCACATCTTTATCCTAAAATCGAACCGTTTAAAACAGAACGAATCCAAGTCTCTGATTTGCATGAAATTTATATGGAGCAGGTAGGTAACCCTAAGGGACAACCAGTTATCTTTTTGCATGGTGGACCTGGAGGAGGCTTACATCCTGATTATCGCCGCTATTTTGATCCCGACTATTACCGAGTGATCTTGTTTGATCAAAGGGGCTCGGGGCAAAGCACGCCCCATGCTGAATTGAAAGAAAATACAACATGGGATTTGGTTGCCGATATTGAAGTGATCAGAAAGCATCTTGATATTGATAAATGGATTGTATTTGGTGGAAGTTGGGGATCGACGTTGTCCCTTTCCTATGCGGTAGAGCATCCAGACCGTGTTGAAAACTTGGTATTACGTGGAATTTTCATGTGTCGCCCTAAAGAGATTCAGTGGTTCTATCAAAAAGGAACAAGTTTTATGTTCCCAGATTTATGGCAGAAGTACGAAGAGATCATTGAACCCGCAAAGCGCACCAATATGGTCAAAGCTTATTATGAACTATTAACCCATCAAAGCTCCGAGGTTCGTTTAGAAGCGGCCAAAAGATGGAGTCAGTGGGAAGCGGGAACATCGCACTTGTATTATGACCAAGATGCGGTGGATGACTATGGTGATCCACATAAGGCTCTCGCTTTTGCGCGCATTGAATGCCATTACTTTATGAACGATGCCTTTTTTCCTTACGATAATTTTTTACTGGCACAAGCTGAAAAGTTTAAGCATATCAAAGGCTGGATTGTGCAAGGACGTTATGATGTAGTTTGTCCTCCTACCAGTGCATGGGAACTGCACCAGGTTTGGCCGAACTCAGAACTTGTGATGATTCCAGATGCAGGGCACTCTATGTCTGAACCAGGTATCCAAAAAAAATTAGTTGAAATCATGGATGGACTAAGAAAGTCAGAAGCTCTTTAA
- a CDS encoding TrkA family potassium uptake protein: MKERVLVIGIGRLGSSLVRNLYDTGAEVIALDTDLENINSVKSKSHLAIQGDGTDIEVLREIGASTVDMAIVSIGEDFEASAMTLTNLIELNVKRVAVRAPTTRLARIYQSIGAHEVFYVEEDMGKILSLRFMRPSIKHEMDLGFGLKMVEWSPGKWTHGKTLAELKLPTKFKIQVVGFRDPVNPKEILMPTPDYVIKGEILALILGHDRDIQKLLEQ, translated from the coding sequence ATGAAAGAAAGAGTTTTGGTTATTGGTATTGGACGTTTGGGCTCGTCACTCGTGAGGAACCTGTATGATACGGGAGCGGAAGTGATCGCACTAGATACAGATCTAGAAAATATTAACTCTGTAAAAAGTAAATCTCACTTAGCTATACAGGGAGACGGAACCGATATTGAAGTGCTCAGAGAAATTGGAGCAAGCACAGTGGATATGGCGATCGTAAGTATTGGTGAAGACTTTGAGGCTTCCGCTATGACCCTTACAAATTTAATTGAACTGAATGTGAAAAGAGTGGCTGTGCGTGCTCCGACCACAAGGCTTGCGCGCATCTATCAAAGCATAGGGGCCCATGAGGTGTTTTATGTTGAAGAAGATATGGGTAAGATTTTGTCTCTGCGTTTTATGCGTCCTTCCATTAAACATGAAATGGATTTGGGATTTGGATTAAAAATGGTGGAATGGAGCCCAGGCAAGTGGACGCATGGTAAGACTCTGGCTGAACTCAAGCTTCCTACAAAATTCAAAATTCAAGTAGTGGGCTTTAGAGACCCTGTAAACCCAAAAGAAATCCTAATGCCTACGCCTGACTACGTTATTAAAGGCGAAATACTTGCGTTGATTCTTGGACATGATAGAGATATTCAGAAGCTTTTAGAGCAATAA
- a CDS encoding SIMPL domain-containing protein (The SIMPL domain is named for its presence in mouse protein SIMPL (signalling molecule that associates with mouse pelle-like kinase). Bacterial member BP26, from Brucella, was shown to assemble into a channel-like structure, while YggE from E. coli has been associated with resistance to oxidative stress.), with product MSRIHFFIASNIVMIILAVTMVSHQSHAAQERSVSVQGTCLRSAQPNRASITFYAESLNKDAQAALKDAVKNFQAARAEIQKLQLKNLELETVENTVYEEKVWENNKHVFKGYKARVGLKVVTQDISKIGEVIAVVAKKGISNIGQLVTDMSPAKKKAEQEACLEQAIANAKSKAARMAKAAGAKVGKVISIVEGYEQRGFEPRPIAYADSSRSAMVSSMAAPESSIPSIDVRAQDISMSVSVMFALE from the coding sequence ATGAGTCGCATTCATTTTTTTATCGCATCAAATATAGTTATGATTATTCTTGCTGTAACCATGGTGTCTCACCAGAGCCATGCGGCCCAAGAGAGGTCTGTCTCTGTTCAAGGAACTTGTCTGCGTTCGGCTCAACCCAATCGTGCTAGCATTACATTTTATGCAGAATCTTTAAATAAAGATGCGCAGGCGGCTCTCAAAGATGCGGTCAAAAATTTTCAAGCCGCAAGAGCTGAGATTCAAAAGTTACAACTTAAAAACCTAGAACTCGAAACTGTAGAAAACACGGTTTATGAAGAAAAAGTTTGGGAGAACAACAAGCACGTATTTAAAGGTTATAAGGCCAGAGTCGGTTTAAAAGTTGTAACCCAAGACATTAGTAAAATTGGTGAAGTGATCGCTGTTGTAGCAAAAAAAGGGATCAGTAACATTGGACAACTGGTGACAGATATGTCGCCTGCAAAAAAGAAAGCCGAGCAAGAAGCTTGTCTTGAGCAAGCCATTGCAAATGCTAAGTCTAAGGCCGCTCGAATGGCCAAAGCAGCAGGCGCAAAAGTAGGAAAAGTGATTAGTATCGTAGAAGGTTATGAACAGCGCGGATTTGAACCACGTCCTATTGCCTATGCAGATAGCTCAAGAAGTGCTATGGTCAGCTCTATGGCAGCACCAGAGTCTTCGATACCGTCGATTGATGTTCGAGCTCAAGACATTTCTATGAGTGTCAGTGTTATGTTTGCCTTGGAGTAA
- the fghA gene encoding S-formylglutathione hydrolase has protein sequence MEVLKSHKCFNGEVFFWKHTSQVTQTQMKFSGFIPSKPQAAIIWLSGLTCNEENFITKAGSQKYLSQQQLAIFCPDTSPRGLNLPEEHSSIEFGSGAGFYVDALVDQYRDHYKMYSYISEEFYSLVQNEFGFNQNISLMGHSMGGHGALVIGLRNPEKFNSISVFAPIANPSQTHGKILERYLGGDEALWRGYDACELLTAGFGHRNPILVDQGLADELLPERLLTSRLEKALQDAGQAYDMRYRPDYDHSYYYISTFIHEHIEFHKKYLNR, from the coding sequence ATGGAAGTATTAAAAAGTCATAAGTGTTTTAATGGGGAGGTTTTCTTTTGGAAGCACACCTCTCAAGTGACGCAGACACAGATGAAGTTCTCGGGTTTTATTCCGTCTAAGCCTCAGGCTGCGATCATTTGGCTTTCAGGACTTACTTGCAATGAAGAAAATTTTATCACTAAGGCAGGTTCGCAAAAATACTTATCTCAACAACAGCTGGCTATTTTCTGCCCAGACACCTCTCCACGAGGTTTAAATTTACCCGAAGAGCATTCCTCTATTGAGTTTGGGAGTGGCGCGGGGTTTTATGTGGACGCACTGGTGGACCAGTATCGTGACCATTACAAGATGTATTCTTATATTTCAGAAGAGTTTTATTCTTTGGTGCAAAATGAATTTGGATTTAATCAAAACATATCATTGATGGGACATTCTATGGGAGGGCATGGGGCCTTAGTGATTGGTCTTCGAAATCCAGAAAAGTTCAACTCCATTTCTGTATTTGCTCCTATAGCCAACCCATCACAGACCCATGGTAAAATTTTAGAAAGATATCTTGGAGGAGATGAGGCTTTATGGAGAGGGTATGATGCGTGCGAGCTATTGACCGCAGGTTTTGGCCACCGTAACCCGATTCTGGTGGATCAGGGTTTGGCTGACGAGCTTTTGCCTGAACGACTTTTAACCTCAAGATTAGAAAAGGCCTTACAGGATGCGGGACAAGCTTATGACATGCGCTATCGGCCAGATTATGATCACTCTTACTACTATATCTCCACGTTCATTCATGAACATATAGAGTTCCATAAGAAGTATTTGAATAGATAA